DNA sequence from the Liolophura sinensis isolate JHLJ2023 chromosome 1, CUHK_Ljap_v2, whole genome shotgun sequence genome:
CCTGTTATAAACCACAATCTGTATGCCTATGTGTGATCTTGCGTTTTCCTCAGATTGATGTACCGTGTGAATGACCTAAATATGTATGATTAATTACTGGGGAAACCTCAATATGGTCGAGTCACAACCAATGTGATAAACCGGTAACTCAAATGGCATAGGCCTAACTCAGATCTCTCAGTGCTTCTAGATTTGTATTTACAATAATTTGCCTATCTGCAGGAAATCTATACCCTTTGTATTTTATACAAACTCTATATGTGTGAATGAGTATGATATTCAGCTTTGAGCTTATAAATAGGGACATATTACGACATTTCAGTGTTACCGAACTTTCTACTACACAGATGGTTAACAGTCCAACGTCAAAGGTAGACACGGTCATTAAACACGCACCGCATAACTTGTTTCTTATCGCGATGGTTAGATCCCCTTGGACTTTGAAACGACGTAGGGGTAAAAGTTGCCTATGTTCATTCGTTGTTGGTCGTTTAAGACGTCACAGTAACTGTTATCTTTTAACGTGGACCACTTTGGCGTCACAAAGGGAGATGATCTATGGACATTTTCTGTACAACGTTAAACTGGACTAAAGACTTATGTTGAAATttgcttaaaagaaaagacaacactagacaaAATGTGTTTGTGGAATGATAAAGTATCCCAATGGAAGTTTAAAAGCACATCTCTTTAGTTGTGTGAAGTCAAAAATCGAGACATCGCAGATCAAAGTAAGTGAATTTGCGCACGTTGGGAAAATCGACACCGCCGTCatattatcagttttaaccaatcatgCGAACCACAGCTGTTTCCGCTAACGTCAAGAGaactttttttttgccttttaaccatatgacTGTGGGGTATAGAAGTGACGGAAATCATGTTTCCGGTTTCTGTAAAATGGCGTTTTATACGGCTTAAGTGTTCCAGACTAAAACTTGATGTATAGGGTTACCCAGCACGTCAGAACCAATTTAACTTCTGAGAGTGTATGGGCCCGGTATCCAcccctcttcctaaataacAATAGGGGtatgttatttgttgtcttctATTAATGCCTCATTACACCCCAGCCCCACAAAAGCATTGCATTTCTTCGCCGTCGAATCCTGAATACATTTCACAAAGTAAAGACCATATATATAGTACTCCTCCACGTCTGTGcctagctctgagatcggttggccatgttcccagctcaTAGCATTACTCAAATCGGTGTTCCTGATGGGCCGCTCGAAAGTGGACACCCCTGCCGCTTTGACCATACCCCACGTAGATCTTAAAGTATATCTCGTATGAAAGACACTGTCCACACAAAGTTCAATTTGTGgtaagtttcaaatgcattttactacgtagaaaaaattccaaaacaaaaatCGAATTTTTATTGGAAGTGTACAACGGTCTTTCGTCTGATATGTACTTCCATTTAGAGTCTTCGTTGCCTTTAAACAAACAAGAACCACCCTCAACCACATGGGTTGTGATTTCAGTATACTCAACTACCTCTGAACTACCAGTAAGCATTATACGCCAGTAATAGCGCTGGGTTATTGCAAATTCTGGCCAACGAGATTATAAGCAtatacacagacaaacagaaaaagTCGAAATCTTTAGATataaactttgatttatttttattttgtctttggtTTGTGTACTCTTTGTACCACACCCTTTAACGTTATAAACTAGATCACACAAGTCATGAGTATGCTTGCATACAAACAAAGAGGTATACATATGTTCATGGACGGAAAATGATGAGGGGTAGGGGTAGGGGTGGCGGTGGGGAGGTGGTAACTATAACAAATGGAGATCTTAATACTCAACACTATATGCAGATCAATCAAACCAAAATATGTacaattcatatatacataataaatatatgtatatccattATCACAGCTTTTGGATCATTTGTCGCCGACATTTAATAGTCTTTGGCGAttctatgtacaaatacatataaataagacatcatgttatttacatcactgtttAATTAGTGGCATACGATTCGTTTTTTTCCGTTCACACTCGcattcacacacatacactcGCACTCGAGATAATGAATCGGGTTTTTCGATAGGAAATcatacatatttaaataaatgcaCTAGATTTAAGGTACCGCTGGACTCAACCTTGTTGAATAATTCAGCGGGTTTCGCACTTCTATTCTACATTCCCTGGACAGCACTTAGTACCCTACGGATTTGCCATACGGTTCTTTGATGAACGCACGACCACTTTTggttaacaaatatatttactatAGGGTACAGGATAATCGTAACGTATTTAACGATAAACTCTATTAATGCCTCTACTATTGAGTTTATCTCTTCTAATACACTGACCAACAAAAGTATGGACTCGCTGATTTTAACATTTCCTTGCACGCACTGTGGGAAAAAATTAGTGCAGGCTGTAGACTAAATTCATTAAACTGGGATTTAGAACACATTCACCGGTTCTTAGTCCTGCAAATAACGCTAAAAAATACACTTCAAGAAAGTTTAAACAACCGTTTAAACGCCacgcaaattacaaaatgaatCTGAAGCTATGCAAAAAATGTTCATGAGTAGGTATGACAAATGAAACTGGCACCAAATATGGACGGGTTATTATATAACATTAAGCTAGTGAAAATCATTTATGTAGCAATATCAACGAAAAATGCTCGTACAAAAAAGTTACTGttttcttctaaaaaaaaatccacacaaTAAGGAATTCACAATCTCAATACCACTCAAACATCCGCCTTATTCTTATGCTAcgaaagtgtgaaaaaaaacttgcaaaatGAGTTTATcgttatatataaaataaatatgaccaTGGACTGTGGCaaaatggaaaatgtttatcaaaatgcgttatatgtttttataaaaatgtaaatatcaaaagtGTCTGGTATATGAACACGTACGTTCCACCTCAGTTTATGCAATACTGGCTAACGTATACTTAATGACTTTCGTGGTTTGTAATGTAATACTTATCGCGTCTTCAGtccttgtacatttacataggACAGGCGCTTTCTTTTCAGACTAGTATGCAATAATAAGATAAATGGCAATAGCCTGCTACAGGTGAAAAACACATCTCATGTTGGGGATAATCCTCAATCGATGGAGAATAACAGCAGGATGTTTTAAGATGAGGATGAGTAcgtcataaataaaaaaaaaatcatgtcacTATTACTGCAATGCTTTCAGCATAGATGGGGATCTGGGATGTTGTCAATATCAAACAGATTGTCCACGTCAAATGCTGAGGGAAGATCATTAGGGTCCCATGATAATCCGTCGTCCTCATATGCCGGGGACTGAGCAACCGGTGTGTGAAGCCCGCTATTGTTCAACGGTCCGTCTGTCGTAGCCGACTCCGCCGCCTCGATCAACTCTTTTTGATCGGGGAATGTGAAATTTTCACTCCACCAGTCGGGTGCTCTCAAACTGGTGCCACTGACTGTCAAATCTAAAGGGTCGTTGGTAGTAAAATCTAGAGCTACGTCCTGGGTAAAATCTGTTTGAGAGAGAAGCTCTTCGAGTCCCAAATCGTCCGAGTTGGATTCGGACGGCGGTGGGCTCAGTTCCATTAAAGGACTGGCTAATGTTTCGGTTTCGTTGAGCAGATCTTCCGTTTTAATAGTTTGTCCGTCGATTTGGATGTCTTGACTGAGTATTGAGGACCAGTTGAATTCCCCACTGAACGTATCACTGTCATCGTCGCTCTGAACCACATTGAAGTTCAAGAAAGGGTTTGAGGTGTTTTCTTTGGAACCACAACTACCCTGAGACAACATGTCGTCATCCTCCACCTCCCGTTTGATCTTCTTTAATGGTGGCGTCGTTAGAGGTGCATAACTATCCCTGCTGCACCGGCGTTTCTTAAATACACCGTTTTCAAAACTGTCCACGTATTCAGGGTTGATACGCCAGAAACCACCTTTGCCTGGCTCGTCTTTACGGCGAGGTACCTTCTGGAAGCATTTGTTCAGGGACAAATTGTGTCGAATGGAATTCTGccatgaacaaaaatgaaagtttatgTTATAGAAAACAAATGTCGTTGTGTGTGGAACATTAAaggtgataaaataaagaaatcgaTAAAGATATAAATTCTTTGTTGCATAATCTATTATCTGGCAGCAATAAATGTACCGATGAAGTGTCGGTTTCTTTGACACAAATCAATACACCGATTGATtcattataaataaaaattatagtCAGCGATCCGAGCGAGAGCGTGCCATGTTCGCCGGTATAGGTAAATAGTCACTGTTGACATCAGTCTTGAGATATTTTATGGCGCCATGCACTCGTGGTTTTGTTTGGCACCGTTTCGTCTACCTGCATGAAAGGGTTAATATTGACACTATCGTCGATGTGTCAAACTGTAATAGGCCGTGTCAGTAGTTTACCTGTATACCGTTGTAGATAACACCTTATCCACAGAGTTATCAGATAAGGCTAGTAAATACGTGTGAATGACATACCTGCCAACTGGGTTCCGCCATTCGGTAATACATGAAGTTCTCCGTAATCCAATTGTAGATAGCGGATAACgtgattttctgtttttgcGTCTCTTGCATGGCCATGCAAATGAGGGTGGCGTAAGAATAGGGAGGTTTCACGGTGTGGTTGGTTTTGTAGTCTATCTTGTCGTATGTTGACACAGGTGGTGAAATAATGCGGTTATCGACAATACGCTGGTCAAATTTCCCGTTAGGCGTTGAGCTGGCCATGTTGAGAATGGCATTAGGGTTCACTTTGGAGTCTTTGGTGAGAGGTGTTGATACCTGCTGCTGTGGTTGTGAGGGCTGAGACGGGGAAGCCATTTTCATAATGTTCAAATTCTGCAGCCAATTTAAACTGGTTAAACTGTCGTCTAAATTCACTGAACCATTGCTGTACGTGTCCATGGGGAATTTGGCTAGCCAGTTCTGTCGAAATCTGTGCGCCAAGTGTTGGCTTGTGACCACTGGGACTGTATTCCTTCGGCTTACGATCGGTTTCGACGGTGTTGACGTGCAACGAATCTTCACTTTCCCCCCAGCATAAGGCATGCTCTCGCTGCGACTAATGACTCGGATATTCGCAGAAGAACTGGGCGTGTGTACCCTGTGCACTTGGAGCGGGGACCGCAAATCCGTGATCTCGTGCATTTCGCCGTTCT
Encoded proteins:
- the LOC135461276 gene encoding forkhead box protein J1-B-like; translated protein: MDTYSNGSVNLDDSLTSLNWLQNLNIMKMASPSQPSQPQQQVSTPLTKDSKVNPNAILNMASSTPNGKFDQRIVDNRIISPPVSTYDKIDYKTNHTVKPPYSYATLICMAMQETQKQKITLSAIYNWITENFMYYRMAEPSWQNSIRHNLSLNKCFQKVPRRKDEPGKGGFWRINPEYVDSFENGVFKKRRCSRDSYAPLTTPPLKKIKREVEDDDMLSQGSCGSKENTSNPFLNFNVVQSDDDSDTFSGEFNWSSILSQDIQIDGQTIKTEDLLNETETLASPLMELSPPPSESNSDDLGLEELLSQTDFTQDVALDFTTNDPLDLTVSGTSLRAPDWWSENFTFPDQKELIEAAESATTDGPLNNSGLHTPVAQSPAYEDDGLSWDPNDLPSAFDVDNLFDIDNIPDPHLC